In Schlegelella aquatica, one DNA window encodes the following:
- the flhB gene encoding flagellar biosynthesis protein FlhB: protein MADDQQDRHLPASARKIQKSREEGQVPRSRDLAHFAVVGSGLLALGVVAPALAGWLQDFVAQALRFGWADVAAPASMGERLAAAALNLLLVAVPFGGLMAAAALGANLALGGWNWTLKPLRPQFSKLDPIGGLGRLFSKHNLVEALKASVLALVLGAIGAFYLHRHLGEFHGTLAVALPAALADASRLMLGGLGLLLIALALMAAIDVPLQRHLYLSRLKMSHQEAKQEHKELEGNQEVKVKMKARMREMVQRRMMAAVPKADLVVMNPTHYAVALKYDEAKMAAPRVVAKGADLIAMQIRDLAREHKVPVLQAPMLARALYAHAELDREIPVALYGAVAQVLAYVYQLRAAMRGEAPMPGELPPLDVPPELDPHQRAATADAAQESDQ from the coding sequence ATGGCCGACGACCAGCAAGACCGCCACTTACCCGCCTCCGCGCGCAAGATCCAGAAGTCGCGCGAGGAGGGCCAGGTTCCCCGTTCGCGGGACCTCGCGCATTTCGCCGTGGTGGGCAGCGGACTCTTGGCGCTCGGGGTGGTGGCGCCGGCGCTGGCCGGTTGGCTGCAAGACTTCGTCGCCCAGGCGCTTCGGTTCGGTTGGGCTGACGTCGCGGCGCCGGCCTCGATGGGCGAGCGGCTGGCCGCGGCCGCGCTCAATCTGCTGCTCGTGGCGGTGCCGTTCGGGGGGCTCATGGCAGCCGCGGCTTTGGGGGCGAACCTGGCGCTCGGCGGCTGGAACTGGACGCTCAAGCCGCTGCGGCCGCAGTTCTCCAAGCTCGACCCGATCGGAGGGCTCGGGCGTCTCTTTTCCAAGCACAACCTCGTCGAAGCCCTCAAGGCCAGCGTGCTGGCGCTCGTGCTGGGCGCCATCGGCGCCTTCTACCTGCACCGCCACCTCGGCGAGTTCCACGGCACGCTCGCGGTCGCGCTGCCGGCCGCGCTGGCCGATGCCAGCCGGCTGATGCTGGGCGGCCTCGGGCTGCTGCTGATCGCGCTGGCGCTCATGGCTGCGATCGACGTGCCTTTGCAGCGCCACCTGTACCTCTCGCGCCTGAAGATGAGCCACCAAGAGGCCAAGCAGGAGCACAAGGAGCTGGAGGGCAACCAGGAGGTCAAGGTCAAGATGAAGGCGCGCATGCGCGAGATGGTGCAGCGCCGCATGATGGCCGCCGTGCCCAAGGCCGACCTGGTGGTGATGAACCCCACGCACTACGCGGTGGCGCTCAAGTACGACGAGGCGAAGATGGCCGCGCCCCGGGTGGTGGCCAAGGGGGCCGACCTGATCGCGATGCAGATCCGCGACCTGGCACGCGAGCACAAGGTGCCCGTGCTGCAGGCGCCCATGCTGGCGCGCGCGCTCTACGCGCACGCCGAGCTCGACCGCGAGATCCCCGTCGCGCTCTATGGCGCGGTGGCGCAGGTGCTGGCCTATGTGTACCAGCTGCGCGCCGCGATGCGCGGCGAGGCGCCGATGCCGGGCGAGCTGCCGCCGCTGGACGTGCCGCCCGAACTCGACCCCCACCAGCGCGCCGCGACCGCCGACGCCGCGCAGGAGTCTGACCAATGA
- the flhA gene encoding flagellar biosynthesis protein FlhA yields the protein MNAALQRLQPLVGGLPLKALAAPLVVVMILTMMVLPLPPFMLDVLFTFNIATALMVMMVSAYMVRPLDFAAFPAVLLLTTMLRLSLNVASTRVVLLNGHTGTGAAGQVIESFGHFLIGGNFAVGLIVFAILVVINFIVVTKGAERIAEVSARFTLDAMPGKQMAIDADLNAGLIDEKEAKRRRQEVGDEAEFFGSMDGASKFVRGDAIAGILILFINIIGGLIIGVAQHGVPIGQAANTYVLLAVGDALVAQIPALLISIAAAMVVSRVGKEQDVGSQILKQVFNSPRAFGITAGVIGLLGVVPGMPHLTFLAIASGLGYAAWWLKRREEQARRAEQVAPPTPAPNPNAEASWEDLQPVDILGLEVGYRLIQLVDKDRQGDLLARIKGVRRKFAQEVGFLPPAVHIRDNLELKPSVYRITLRGAVVGEGECFPGMFLAINPGHATTPLLGTATTDPAFGLPAVWIDERQRESAQMAGYTVVDSSTVVATHLSHLMQVHAAKLLGRTETQQLVEHVTKLAPKLMEDVVPKLVSLATLQKVLQLLLEESVHIRDMRTIVETLAEHAGNNVTDPAELARRVRIALAPAIVQQIYGPVKELDVIAIEPELERLVTQALTSPHGAALDPGVAETLTQSAAQAAKKQEDLGVPACLLVPDAVRAPIARLLKRAAPRLAVLGHSEIPDTHSIRIGSIIGAHS from the coding sequence ATGAATGCCGCACTGCAACGCCTGCAGCCGCTCGTGGGCGGCCTGCCACTGAAGGCGCTGGCCGCGCCGCTCGTCGTGGTGATGATCCTCACGATGATGGTGCTGCCGCTGCCGCCCTTCATGCTGGATGTGCTGTTCACCTTCAACATCGCCACGGCGCTGATGGTGATGATGGTCTCGGCGTACATGGTGCGGCCGCTGGACTTCGCGGCTTTCCCGGCGGTGCTGCTGCTCACCACCATGCTGCGCCTGTCGCTCAACGTGGCGTCGACCCGGGTCGTGCTGCTCAACGGGCACACCGGCACGGGCGCCGCCGGTCAGGTGATCGAGTCGTTCGGGCACTTCCTCATCGGCGGCAACTTCGCCGTCGGCCTCATCGTCTTCGCCATCCTGGTCGTCATCAACTTCATCGTGGTGACCAAGGGGGCCGAGCGGATCGCCGAGGTGAGCGCGCGCTTCACTCTCGACGCCATGCCCGGCAAGCAAATGGCGATCGATGCCGACCTCAACGCGGGCCTGATCGACGAGAAGGAGGCCAAACGCCGTCGTCAGGAGGTGGGCGACGAGGCCGAGTTCTTCGGCTCGATGGACGGTGCGAGCAAGTTCGTGCGCGGCGATGCGATCGCCGGTATCCTCATCCTCTTCATCAACATCATCGGCGGCCTGATCATCGGCGTCGCGCAGCACGGCGTGCCGATCGGACAGGCCGCCAACACCTACGTGCTGCTCGCGGTGGGCGATGCGCTGGTCGCGCAGATCCCCGCGCTGCTGATCTCGATCGCGGCGGCGATGGTCGTCTCGCGCGTCGGCAAGGAGCAGGACGTCGGCAGCCAGATCCTGAAGCAGGTGTTCAACTCGCCGCGCGCCTTCGGGATCACGGCCGGCGTGATCGGCCTGCTGGGCGTCGTGCCTGGCATGCCGCACCTCACGTTCCTGGCCATCGCCTCGGGCCTGGGCTATGCGGCGTGGTGGCTCAAACGCCGCGAGGAGCAGGCCCGTCGGGCCGAGCAGGTGGCGCCGCCCACGCCGGCGCCCAACCCGAACGCCGAGGCGAGCTGGGAGGACCTGCAGCCGGTGGACATCCTCGGGCTGGAAGTGGGCTACCGCCTGATCCAACTGGTGGACAAGGACCGCCAGGGCGACCTGCTCGCGCGCATCAAGGGGGTGCGCCGCAAGTTCGCGCAGGAGGTGGGTTTCCTGCCGCCGGCGGTGCACATCCGGGACAACCTCGAACTCAAGCCCAGCGTCTACCGCATCACGCTGCGCGGGGCGGTGGTGGGCGAGGGCGAGTGCTTCCCGGGCATGTTCCTGGCGATCAACCCCGGGCACGCCACCACGCCGCTGCTCGGCACCGCCACCACCGACCCGGCCTTCGGGCTGCCGGCCGTGTGGATCGACGAGCGCCAGCGCGAAAGCGCGCAAATGGCGGGCTATACGGTCGTTGATTCCTCGACCGTGGTGGCGACCCATCTCTCACACTTGATGCAAGTCCACGCGGCCAAGCTGTTGGGCCGCACCGAGACGCAGCAACTGGTGGAACACGTGACGAAGCTCGCGCCGAAACTGATGGAAGACGTGGTGCCCAAGCTGGTGAGCCTGGCCACGCTCCAGAAGGTGCTCCAGCTCCTGCTGGAAGAGTCGGTGCACATCCGCGACATGCGCACCATCGTCGAGACGCTGGCCGAGCATGCCGGCAACAACGTGACCGACCCGGCCGAGCTGGCGCGCCGCGTGCGCATCGCCCTGGCGCCGGCCATCGTGCAGCAGATCTACGGCCCCGTGAAGGAGCTGGACGTCATCGCGATCGAGCCGGAGCTCGAACGCCTGGTGACCCAGGCCCTGACGTCGCCCCACGGCGCCGCCCTGGACCCCGGCGTGGCCGAGACGCTGACGCAGTCGGCTGCGCAAGCGGCCAAGAAGCAGGAAGACCTCGGCGTGCCCGCCTGCCTGCTCGTGCCCGACGCCGTGCGCGCGCCCATCGCCCGCCTGCTCAAGCGGGCCGCGCCCCGGCTGGCCGTGCTCGGGCACAGCGAGATTCCTGACACCCATTCGATCCGGATCGGCTCGATCATCGGAGCGCACTCATGA
- the flhF gene encoding flagellar biosynthesis protein FlhF — translation MNVKRFVAATSREALVLVRQAFGEDAVILSTRPCKEGVEVLAMAPESVAQIEKFEAHAAAPAAPRAPAPRMPAIKPAAKPAAPAAAAVEQDVERLAMSTLSFQDYVRERMLKRRQAAMQSAARAAAPLPAACAPVGPAAPAAAVAAAAPSVEGGLGAAAPLPDPGTPGLGPRSVAEVPVVPPPAEPAWNAAPAAALSLQVEQEQRAMLHELREMKGLIEERFGALAFMEKLQRNPQQAKLTQKLLDCGFSPVLIRKLAAAAPNDVGDLEAWVGGVLQRNLLTGEAEPALEDQGGVYALVGSTGVGKTTSTAKLAAAFAAKYGASNLGLITLDAYRVGAHEQLRAYGRIIGCAVHTAHDRSALEDLLDLLSAKKMVLIDTAGIGQRDSRTQELLEMVGHRSIQRLLVVNAASQGETIEDVLIAYRAHQCKGVVLSKLDEAVKLGPALDAMIRHKLKIVGVANGQRVPEDWHRMTSQALVHRAMRGGGSSAYRLDADDVNLVFTAPPRRPAWTGMAAGGLHA, via the coding sequence ATGAACGTCAAACGATTCGTTGCGGCCACCTCCCGCGAGGCCCTCGTGCTGGTGCGGCAGGCCTTCGGCGAAGACGCGGTGATCCTGTCCACCCGCCCCTGCAAGGAAGGCGTGGAGGTGCTGGCGATGGCGCCCGAGAGCGTTGCCCAGATCGAGAAATTCGAGGCCCATGCGGCCGCTCCTGCCGCGCCCCGTGCCCCGGCGCCCCGCATGCCGGCCATCAAGCCGGCCGCCAAGCCCGCCGCCCCGGCGGCCGCAGCGGTCGAGCAGGACGTCGAGCGCCTGGCGATGAGCACGCTCTCGTTCCAGGACTATGTGCGCGAGCGCATGCTCAAGCGCCGCCAGGCCGCGATGCAAAGCGCTGCGCGGGCGGCCGCGCCGCTGCCCGCGGCCTGCGCTCCTGTCGGGCCGGCGGCACCGGCTGCTGCCGTGGCGGCGGCTGCACCGAGCGTGGAGGGCGGCCTGGGCGCCGCCGCCCCGTTGCCCGATCCGGGCACGCCCGGCCTGGGCCCGCGCAGCGTGGCGGAGGTGCCCGTGGTGCCCCCGCCCGCCGAGCCGGCATGGAACGCCGCCCCCGCCGCCGCGCTGTCGCTGCAGGTCGAGCAGGAGCAGCGCGCCATGCTGCACGAGCTGCGCGAGATGAAAGGCCTGATCGAGGAACGCTTCGGCGCGCTCGCGTTCATGGAGAAGCTGCAGCGCAACCCCCAGCAGGCCAAGCTCACCCAGAAGCTGCTGGACTGCGGCTTCTCGCCGGTGCTCATCCGCAAGCTCGCGGCCGCCGCGCCGAACGATGTCGGCGACCTGGAGGCCTGGGTGGGCGGCGTGCTGCAACGCAACCTGCTCACCGGCGAGGCCGAGCCGGCGCTGGAGGACCAGGGCGGGGTGTACGCGCTCGTCGGCTCCACCGGGGTGGGCAAGACGACGAGCACCGCCAAGCTGGCCGCGGCCTTCGCAGCGAAGTACGGTGCCTCGAATCTGGGTCTGATCACGCTGGACGCCTACCGCGTGGGCGCCCATGAGCAGCTGCGCGCCTACGGCCGCATCATCGGCTGCGCCGTCCACACCGCGCACGACCGCTCGGCGCTGGAGGACCTGCTCGACCTGCTGTCGGCCAAGAAGATGGTGCTCATCGACACCGCCGGCATCGGCCAGCGCGACAGCCGCACGCAGGAGCTGTTGGAGATGGTCGGTCACCGCAGCATCCAGCGGCTGCTGGTCGTCAACGCAGCCTCGCAAGGCGAGACGATCGAAGACGTGCTCATCGCCTACCGTGCCCACCAGTGCAAGGGGGTGGTGCTGTCCAAGCTGGACGAAGCCGTCAAGCTCGGACCGGCCCTGGACGCGATGATCCGCCACAAGCTCAAGATCGTGGGGGTGGCCAACGGGCAGCGCGTGCCGGAGGACTGGCACCGCATGACCTCGCAGGCGCTCGTGCATCGCGCGATGCGCGGCGGCGGCAGCAGTGCCTACCGGCTCGATGCCGACGACGTGAATCTCGTCTTCACCGCGCCGCCTCGGCGGCCCGCGTGGACCGGCATGGCAGCGGGAGGTCTGCATGCTTGA